Proteins encoded in a region of the Nicotiana tomentosiformis chromosome 9, ASM39032v3, whole genome shotgun sequence genome:
- the LOC104121184 gene encoding uncharacterized protein, which yields MIWFDINLGTSKGMLVSKDLDLHTCIELLKSHSLFKGCRFIVDISERVFGSTSTFEHVNTETQQDNQDKCQRIMEIDVVEAQPITEEVLQIFDSIQVEGQSIIEIDNEQSWGIQVLESAPAIEEVAKKTFTQLTRRSSNSKQKESPTTILKENASLDEIKVVRSSSTRYSLKCNDDRCGWCVRAFRIKDSTLFKIVKIEKNHDCLVNTMKDDQRHATSKLISGYIIDNLRDPRFEVTPAFVMAEMQKLHGLDIGYHKAWCAIQRASALIRGSPEENYELLSSYLYMMKSKNPGTYTNIKIDDNNMFLYMFYTYGSSIAGWNHYRPVIDVDATFLKSKYRGALMISVSKDANNQIFPLAFGIAESENNNSYEWYFGELRNAIGSRDNLIFLSDKHQSIAHGIEKNLKRRKVKSGVIKLFQSAARLYKRKEFDLYMLDITKVDKKTFDYLMEEPPKRWERSCSPRRRYDMLTTNIVE from the exons ATGATATGGTTTGATATCAATCTGGGAACAAGCAAGGGAATGCTTGTATCCAAAGATTTAGATCTTCACACATGTATAGAGTTACTAAAAAGTCATTCACTCTTCAAGGGCTGTCGTTTCATTGTTGATATTTCAGAAAGAGTTTTTGGTTCTACAAGCACCTTTGAACATGTCAATACAGAAACTCAACAAGACAATCAAGACAAATGCCAACGGATAATGGAAATAGATGTGGTTGAAGCTCAACCAATAACTGAAGAGGTGCTTCAAATATTTGATTCTATTCAAGTGGAAGGACAAAGCATTATAGAGATTGACAACGAACAATCTTGGGGTATTCAAGTCTTAGAGAGTGCACCGGCAATAGAAGAAGTTGCTAAAAAAACCTTTACTCAACTAACTAGACGAAGCTCAAATTCGAAACAAAAAGAATCCCCAACTACGATATTAAAAGAAAATGCTTCGTTGGATGAAATAAAA GTTGTTAGATCAAGCTCAACAAGATATTCGTTGAAATGCAATGATGATAGGTGTGGGTGGTGTGTGCGTGCTTTCAGAATTAAAGATTCAACACTATTCAAGATAGTAAAGAttgagaaaaatcatgactgcttAGTTAACACTATGAAAGATGATCAAAGGCATGCAACTTCAAAGTTGATTAGTGGTTACATTATCGACAATCTTCGAGACCCAAGGTTTGAAGTTACACCAGCCTTTGTCATGGCAGAAATGCAAAAACTGCATGGACTAGACATTGGTTATCACAAGGCGTGGTGTGCTATTCAACGTGCTTCAGCTTTAATAAGAGGAAGTCCTGAAGAGAATTATGAATTATTGTCTTCATACTTGTATATGATGAAAAGTAAAAATCCGGGAACATACACTAACATAAAGATAGATGACAACAACAT GTTTCTTTATATGTTTTATACATATGGATCATCAATAGCTGGTTGGAATCATTATAGACCAGTGATTGATGTTGATGCAACTTTTCTGAAGTCAAAATATCGTGGTGCTTTAATGATTTCAGTTTCAAAGGATGCAAATAACCAAATATTCCCACTAGCCTTTGGAATTGCAGAATCTGAAAATAACAATTCCTATGAGTGGTACTTTGGTGAGCTTCGCAATGCAATTGGGAGCCGtgacaatttaatttttttatcggaCAAGCATCAATCTATTGCACATGGCATTGAAAAG AACCTAAAGCGAAGGAAAGTGAAAAGTGGGGTCATAAAACTTTTTCAAAGTGCTGCAAGATTATACAAGCGCAAAGAATTTGATCTATACATGTTAGATATAACAAAAGTTGATAAGAAGACTTTTGACTACTTGATGGAAGAACCACCAAAAAGGTGGGAACGTTCTTGTAGTCCACGACGAAGATATGACATGCTCACAACAAACATAGTTGAGTAA